The proteins below come from a single Pseudochaenichthys georgianus chromosome 14, fPseGeo1.2, whole genome shotgun sequence genomic window:
- the caln2 gene encoding calcium-binding protein 8: protein MPFHHVRAGLLYPDNYLSSSLAEGNEAFQLNSISTEELGEIREAFRILDRDGNGFISKQELGMAMRSLGYMPSEVELAIIMQRLDMDGDGQVDFEEFMTILGPKLLSSDNREGFLGTTIDNIFWQFDMQQLSLDELKQVLFHAFRDHLTMKDIENIIITEEEGLNESSGNCPEYEGVHPKKKNRQTCVRKSLICAFAMAFIISVMLIAANQMLRNGME, encoded by the exons ATGCCATTCCACCATGTGCGGGCGGGCCTGCTCTATCCAGACAACTACCTGAGCAGCTCCCTGGCGGAGGGCAACGAAGCCTTCCAGCTCAACAGCATCTCCACCGAGGAGCTGGGAG AGATCCGTGAAGCGTTTCGTATTTTGGACCGTGATGGGAATGGTTTCATCTCCAAGCAGGAGCTGGGCATGGCCATGCGCTCCCTGGGTTACATGCCCAGCGAAGTGGAGCTGGCCATCATCATGCAGAGACTGGACATGGATG gggatGGCCAGGTGGACTTTGAGGAGTTCATGACGATACTGGGGCCCAAACTGCTGTCTTCTGACAACAGAGAAGGGTTCCTGGGCACCACCATCGACAACATCTTCTGGCAG TTTGACATGCAGCAGCTGTCTCTGGATGAGCTGAAGCAGGTGCTGTTCCACGCCTTCAGGGACCACCTGACAATGAAGGACATCGAGAACATCATCATCACCGAGGAGGAAGGCCTCAACGAAAGCTCAGGAAACTGCCCTGAGTACGAGGGAG TCCATCCCAAGAAGAAGAATCGGCAGACGTGTGTCAGGAAGAGCCTGATCTGCGCCTTCGCCATGGCTTTCATTATCAGTGTCATGCTCATCGCAGCCAATCAGATGCTGCGGAACGGCATGGAGTAA
- the sdf2 gene encoding stromal cell-derived factor 2, with product MGILDCAVSRHTLPTFLLYLCCIFGPSLGTELSFVTCGSVIKLLNVKHNVRLHSHDVRYGSGSGQQSVTGVMTIEDSNSYWSVRGTLDTLCHRGTPVKCGQDIRLTHVNTGRNLHSHYFASPLSSNQEVSAFGDDGEGDHLDEWTVQCGGSVWKREEAVRFRHKPTDAFLSVTGEQYGRPINGQREVHAMADPSQHSLWKAMEGIFMKPSEIPTGSRDYSHLHTEF from the exons ATGGGTATTTTAGATTGTGCTGTTTCTCGACACACTTTACCAACCTTTTTATTATATCTATGCTGTATATTTGGACCGTCCCTCGGCACTGAGCTGAGTTTTGTAACATGCGGATCTGTCATTAAACTGTTAAATGTAAAGCACAATGTGAGACTTCACTCGCACGACGTACGCTACGGCTCCG gtAGCGGGCAGCAGTCTGTAACAGGGGTGATGACGATAGAGGACAGTAACAGCTACTGGAGTGTCCGTGGGACATTGGACACCTTGTGCCATCGGGGCACCCCGGTCAAGTGTGGGCAAGATATCCGTCTCACCCATGTCAATACAGGCCGTAACCTCCACAGCCACTACTTCGCCTCCCCGCTGTCCTCCAACCAG GAGGTGAGTGCGTTTGGGGACGACGGGGAGGGGGACCACCTGGACGAGTGGACGGTTCAGTGTGGGGGATCTGTGTGGAAGCGAGAGGAGGCCGTCCGCTTCCGTCACAAACCCACCGATGCATTTCTGTCAGTGACGGGGGAGCAGTACGGACGGCCGATCAACGGTCAGAGGGAAGTTCACGCCATGGCAGACCCCAGCCAGCACAGCCTGTGGAAGGCCATGGAGGGCATCTTCATGAAGCCCAGCGAGATCCCCACGGGCAGCCGGGACTACAGCCACCTCCACACAGAGTTCTGA